Proteins co-encoded in one Streptomyces roseochromogenus subsp. oscitans DS 12.976 genomic window:
- a CDS encoding RICIN domain-containing protein → VLAISLWPEGGDGTDPVASTGAVPGTTAHRSPLPAATAPGTTGLPTTGRPTRLRNAAADLCLDIKGTPEAGAGAVLAVCSAALTQRWTYDADGLLRSAAGSGLCLDSHADAGVVILGSCAGAGSNRGDDVRYDLTERGELLPRWDRTLALATAADSVGADLVVKVRDGSAGQRWVADAPSASPGSLSIAGTDGPSTRPARPPAKDA, encoded by the coding sequence GTCCTCGCGATCAGCCTGTGGCCGGAGGGCGGCGACGGCACCGACCCGGTCGCCTCCACCGGCGCCGTCCCCGGCACCACCGCCCACCGGTCCCCGCTCCCCGCCGCCACGGCCCCCGGCACCACCGGACTGCCCACCACCGGCCGCCCCACCCGGCTGCGCAACGCCGCCGCCGACCTGTGCCTGGACATCAAGGGCACCCCGGAGGCCGGGGCGGGCGCCGTGCTCGCCGTCTGCTCCGCGGCGCTCACCCAGCGGTGGACGTACGACGCCGACGGGCTGCTGCGCAGTGCGGCCGGCTCGGGTCTGTGCCTGGACTCGCACGCCGACGCGGGCGTGGTGATCCTCGGCAGCTGCGCCGGCGCCGGCTCGAATCGGGGCGACGACGTGCGCTACGACCTCACCGAGCGGGGAGAGTTGCTGCCCCGCTGGGACCGCACGCTCGCCCTCGCCACCGCGGCCGACAGCGTGGGCGCCGACCTCGTCGTCAAGGTCCGGGACGGCTCCGCCGGGCAGCGCTGGGTGGCCGACGCGCCCTCGGCGAGCCCCGGCTCCCTCTCGATCGCGGGCACGGACGGCCCCTCCACCCGGCCCGCCCGGCCGCCGGCGAAGGACGCCTGA
- a CDS encoding VOC family protein yields MTLEWEQVIVHSVDPVALGQWWAEALGWVVVHSSDEEFEIRPEPDRLPGLDFVRLDESKKVKSRLHLDFRPDDQDAEVARLEAHGAKRVDIGQGDQSWVVMADPEGNEFCVLGQRRQ; encoded by the coding sequence ATGACCTTGGAATGGGAACAGGTGATTGTTCACTCGGTGGATCCGGTGGCCTTGGGGCAGTGGTGGGCGGAGGCCCTTGGGTGGGTCGTCGTCCACTCCTCTGATGAGGAGTTCGAGATCCGCCCGGAGCCGGATCGCCTGCCGGGGTTGGATTTCGTCCGGCTTGATGAGAGCAAGAAGGTCAAGAGCCGACTGCATCTCGACTTCAGGCCTGATGACCAGGACGCCGAGGTGGCTCGCCTTGAGGCTCATGGCGCAAAGCGTGTCGACATCGGCCAGGGTGACCAATCGTGGGTTGTCATGGCAGACCCCGAAGGCAACGAGTTCTGTGTCCTTGGACAACGGCGTCAGTGA
- a CDS encoding polysaccharide deacetylase family protein: protein MSPRSGSPWRTAAVLVPAAVAAAHIGPAATWLPGVRLLLFPRLAGTGRRRHIALTFDDGPDPASTPRFLDTLDELGVRATFFVLGERVVRHHALVRETARRGHELAVHGWTHDRPWCPAPARDAEQVARAVRALHDISGHRPQWYRPPYGILTSGRWLAARRAGLRPVLWSAWGKDWTADATPASVRALVAADLRGGGTVLLHDSDRLAAPGCWR from the coding sequence ATGTCCCCGAGGTCCGGCAGTCCCTGGCGGACGGCGGCCGTCCTGGTGCCGGCCGCCGTCGCCGCCGCGCACATCGGACCGGCGGCCACCTGGCTCCCGGGCGTACGGCTGCTGCTGTTCCCGCGGCTCGCCGGCACCGGCCGCCGCCGGCACATCGCGCTGACCTTCGACGACGGCCCGGACCCGGCGTCCACACCGCGCTTCCTCGACACCCTGGACGAACTCGGCGTACGGGCCACCTTCTTCGTGCTCGGCGAGCGTGTGGTGCGCCATCACGCGCTGGTCCGGGAGACCGCCCGGCGCGGACACGAACTCGCGGTGCACGGCTGGACGCACGACCGTCCCTGGTGCCCGGCCCCCGCCCGGGACGCCGAGCAGGTCGCCCGGGCCGTCCGTGCGCTGCACGACATCTCCGGCCACCGGCCGCAGTGGTACCGCCCGCCCTACGGGATCCTCACCTCCGGACGCTGGCTGGCCGCGCGGCGGGCCGGGCTGCGGCCGGTGCTGTGGTCGGCCTGGGGCAAGGACTGGACGGCCGACGCCACCCCGGCGTCCGTGCGAGCCCTGGTCGCGGCGGACCTGCGCGGCGGCGGCACCGTCCTGCTGCACGACTCCGACCGGCTCGCGGCACCCGGCTGCTGGCGCG
- a CDS encoding subtilase-type protease inhibitor, producing MRNTARWAAALGFAAVAVCGPLTGAAVAAPSVAPSSLYAPSALVLTTGHGSDAATATPERAATLSCAPTASGTHPAAAQACAELSGVGGNFAALKAAPGVWCTDLYDPVVVTVQGVWQGKRVAYERTFGNACMRDATVGGVFAF from the coding sequence ATGCGGAACACCGCGCGCTGGGCAGCGGCCCTCGGCTTTGCTGCCGTCGCCGTCTGCGGACCCCTGACCGGGGCCGCCGTCGCTGCACCCAGCGTCGCCCCGTCGTCGCTCTACGCCCCCTCGGCGCTGGTCCTCACGACGGGCCACGGCAGCGACGCGGCCACGGCCACTCCGGAGCGCGCCGCCACCTTGAGCTGCGCTCCGACGGCCTCCGGCACCCACCCGGCTGCGGCCCAGGCCTGCGCCGAACTGAGCGGCGTCGGCGGCAACTTCGCCGCCCTGAAGGCCGCCCCGGGTGTGTGGTGCACCGATCTGTACGACCCGGTCGTCGTCACCGTGCAGGGCGTCTGGCAGGGCAAGCGCGTCGCGTACGAGCGCACTTTCGGCAACGCGTGCATGCGGGACGCCACGGTCGGCGGCGTCTTCGCCTTCTAA
- a CDS encoding ribonuclease BN — MSTGGAVRRWRRGLHRAWEWLRAGALLEHGRELELMHRAMGFATLALVMLAPLLIVVAAADPLVRGGFASWLTDGMGLSGRSAHVITDVISPPRSVIGTTSVWGAVLLAVFGVSFAGSVQNAYERIWSLAPGPWHRVWRQATWLVVLTGYLYQEVATKAALHGAQRIALSTVSGIVFFWWGQRFLLGGQVRWRALLPGALATVVGLAGLRAFSYLVFTPLIVTNALSYGAVGTVLVVESWLIGVGFVIYGGALFGRWFTEHHWMPVHHDRGGRTQKQRRGKY; from the coding sequence GTGAGCACGGGAGGAGCCGTGAGGCGGTGGCGGCGCGGCCTGCACCGCGCTTGGGAGTGGCTCAGGGCCGGGGCCCTGCTCGAACACGGCCGTGAGCTGGAACTGATGCACCGGGCCATGGGGTTCGCCACCCTGGCACTGGTGATGCTCGCTCCGCTGCTGATCGTGGTCGCCGCCGCCGATCCGCTGGTGCGGGGCGGTTTCGCCTCCTGGCTCACCGACGGCATGGGGCTGTCCGGGCGGTCCGCGCACGTGATCACCGATGTCATCAGCCCGCCGCGCAGCGTCATCGGCACCACCAGCGTCTGGGGTGCCGTCCTGCTGGCCGTCTTCGGGGTGTCCTTCGCCGGCAGCGTGCAGAACGCCTACGAACGGATCTGGAGCCTGGCTCCCGGCCCCTGGCACCGGGTCTGGCGGCAGGCGACCTGGCTGGTGGTGCTCACCGGCTACCTCTACCAGGAGGTGGCGACCAAGGCCGCGCTGCACGGGGCACAGCGGATCGCGCTGTCCACGGTGAGCGGCATCGTCTTCTTCTGGTGGGGGCAGCGCTTCCTGCTGGGCGGCCAGGTCCGCTGGCGCGCCCTGCTGCCGGGCGCCCTCGCCACCGTCGTCGGCCTGGCCGGCCTGCGCGCCTTCTCCTACCTCGTCTTCACCCCGCTCATCGTCACCAACGCGCTCAGCTACGGCGCGGTCGGCACCGTTCTCGTGGTGGAGTCCTGGCTCATCGGCGTCGGCTTCGTCATCTACGGCGGTGCCCTGTTCGGCCGCTGGTTCACAGAGCACCACTGGATGCCGGTCCACCACGACCGAGGCGGCCGGACACAGAAGCAGCGCCGCGGGAAGTACTGA
- a CDS encoding methylated-DNA--[protein]-cysteine S-methyltransferase, producing the protein MNTRTVRTVRTVHPSPLGDLLLTGSVTPSGFTLTSLGMPGQRGAPAVGGADRDDAPFAEAHRQLDAYFAGRRTRFELPLTVTGSPFQRAVWQALEDIPYGTTTTYGALAARLGVPRADLRAVGRALGDNPLLLVRPCHRVIGADGSMRGYAGGVERKLWLLTHEGALQPSLV; encoded by the coding sequence ATGAACACACGCACTGTCCGCACCGTCCGCACCGTTCACCCCAGCCCGCTGGGCGACCTGCTGCTGACCGGGTCGGTCACGCCGTCCGGGTTCACGCTCACCTCGCTCGGCATGCCCGGGCAGCGTGGTGCGCCCGCCGTCGGTGGGGCGGACCGCGACGACGCGCCGTTCGCCGAGGCACACCGACAGCTGGACGCCTACTTCGCGGGCCGCCGGACCCGGTTCGAGCTGCCGCTCACGGTCACCGGCAGCCCGTTCCAGCGGGCGGTGTGGCAGGCCCTGGAGGACATCCCCTACGGCACGACGACCACGTACGGCGCGTTGGCCGCCCGGCTGGGCGTGCCGCGCGCCGACCTGCGCGCGGTCGGCCGGGCCCTCGGCGACAACCCGCTGCTGCTCGTGCGCCCCTGTCACCGGGTGATCGGCGCGGACGGCTCGATGCGCGGGTACGCGGGCGGAGTCGAGCGCAAGCTGTGGCTGCTCACCCACGAGGGCGCGCTGCAGCCGTCCCTGGTGTGA
- a CDS encoding methyltransferase family protein, translated as MRKATAVLGSTLFLVLAAGCAAVLMPWWLTGGWRTGHWWLPLRLLGLLPLAAGTAVILEAYARFALEGLGTPAPVAPPARLVVSGPYRYVRNPIYVAVVAVLAGQGLLLARPVLFAYAAGAWTVIWAFVHWYEEPGLLRRFGAGYERYRRAVPPWWPRRTPWRGA; from the coding sequence GTGCGCAAGGCGACCGCGGTGCTCGGCAGCACCCTGTTCCTGGTCCTGGCGGCGGGTTGCGCGGCGGTGCTGATGCCGTGGTGGCTGACCGGCGGCTGGCGGACCGGCCACTGGTGGCTGCCGCTGCGGCTGCTCGGCCTGCTCCCGCTGGCGGCCGGTACGGCCGTGATCCTGGAGGCCTACGCCCGGTTCGCCCTGGAGGGGCTCGGCACACCGGCGCCGGTCGCGCCACCTGCGCGGCTGGTGGTGAGCGGCCCGTACCGGTACGTGCGCAATCCGATCTACGTCGCGGTCGTCGCCGTACTCGCCGGTCAGGGCCTGCTGCTCGCCCGCCCCGTGCTGTTCGCTTACGCCGCCGGCGCCTGGACGGTGATCTGGGCCTTCGTCCACTGGTACGAGGAGCCGGGGTTGCTGCGCCGTTTCGGGGCCGGCTACGAGCGCTACCGGCGGGCGGTGCCGCCCTGGTGGCCGCGGCGGACTCCCTGGCGGGGCGCCTGA
- a CDS encoding DMT family transporter, whose product WLLGGGGALGAVVLLVAAARPTRGAPRAALLGLASAVCFATTAALLKEAVGRLGHGTAAMFTHWSPYATVGAGIVAFLLMQSAFGAGSLTASQPALTLGDALTSVVLGWALFAETVHLGLRMLPEAIGVVLIGAGSVGLARAPTAGRAWDASARGGDGTGELLHRLHR is encoded by the coding sequence CTGGCTGCTGGGCGGCGGCGGGGCGCTCGGAGCGGTCGTGCTGCTCGTAGCCGCCGCTCGGCCGACGAGGGGTGCGCCCCGCGCCGCGCTGCTCGGTCTGGCCTCCGCCGTGTGCTTCGCCACCACCGCCGCGCTGCTCAAGGAGGCCGTGGGGCGGCTCGGACACGGGACCGCGGCGATGTTCACGCACTGGTCGCCGTACGCCACCGTCGGGGCCGGAATCGTCGCCTTCCTGCTGATGCAGAGCGCGTTCGGCGCCGGTTCGCTCACCGCCTCCCAGCCCGCACTCACCCTCGGCGACGCGCTCACCAGCGTCGTCCTCGGCTGGGCGCTGTTCGCCGAGACCGTCCACCTCGGGCTGCGGATGCTGCCGGAGGCGATCGGCGTCGTGCTGATCGGGGCGGGCAGCGTCGGGCTGGCCCGGGCACCGACCGCCGGCCGGGCGTGGGACGCGTCCGCGCGAGGCGGCGACGGCACCGGCGAACTCCTGCATCGGCTCCACCGGTGA
- a CDS encoding ArsR/SmtB family transcription factor, whose amino-acid sequence MSDAALWSALADPHRRAIVALLRERPRPVGEIVEACGLSQPSTSKHLKVLREAGLVRVRQDAQRRVYDLDPAPIVALDAWLEPYRRLWNSSLDALGRRLDETSDDTGRPPPPKD is encoded by the coding sequence ATGTCCGACGCAGCGCTGTGGTCCGCCCTCGCCGATCCCCACCGGCGGGCGATCGTCGCACTCCTGCGGGAACGCCCGCGGCCCGTCGGGGAGATCGTCGAAGCCTGCGGACTGAGCCAGCCGAGCACGTCCAAGCATCTGAAGGTGCTCCGGGAAGCGGGCCTGGTCCGGGTCAGACAGGACGCGCAGCGCCGTGTCTACGACCTCGACCCGGCGCCGATCGTCGCGCTCGACGCCTGGCTGGAGCCCTATCGCCGGCTGTGGAACAGCAGCCTGGACGCCCTGGGCCGGCGCCTCGACGAGACGTCGGACGACACCGGACGCCCCCCACCGCCGAAGGACTGA
- a CDS encoding SRPBCC family protein encodes MPVDLTGTCLTLDDGRPAVRFSRTYDHPVDRVWQFVTDPDELQQWFPFRAEMELRPGGTIRFSGDPNTPGFTGRMLAVDPPRHLSFEWGGDELRFDLEAVGAQRTRFTLTNVLAEPNTAARNGAGWEVCLTALDAKAHGEPFEGPLAGPSAPWKRFYDAYIDAGVPSGASIPGLD; translated from the coding sequence ATGCCCGTCGACCTCACCGGCACCTGTCTGACCCTGGACGACGGCCGTCCCGCCGTCCGGTTCAGCCGCACCTACGACCACCCGGTGGACCGCGTCTGGCAGTTCGTCACCGATCCCGACGAACTGCAGCAGTGGTTCCCCTTCCGCGCCGAGATGGAGCTGCGTCCCGGCGGCACGATCCGCTTCAGCGGCGACCCGAACACGCCCGGCTTCACGGGCCGGATGCTCGCCGTCGACCCGCCCCGGCACCTGTCCTTCGAGTGGGGCGGCGACGAACTCCGCTTCGATCTGGAAGCCGTCGGCGCACAGCGCACCCGGTTCACGCTCACCAACGTCCTGGCCGAGCCGAACACCGCCGCCCGCAACGGCGCCGGCTGGGAGGTATGCCTCACCGCCCTCGACGCCAAGGCCCACGGCGAACCCTTCGAGGGCCCACTAGCCGGGCCGAGCGCACCCTGGAAGCGGTTCTATGACGCCTACATCGACGCCGGAGTGCCTTCGGGCGCTTCCATTCCAGGCCTGGACTGA
- a CDS encoding SDR family NAD(P)-dependent oxidoreductase, with protein sequence MSHLPPPAGPSNRGGPVATSAPAGSVLPSAGSPAGRGGTALVTGASSGIGAAVARRLAAEEGWRLVLNGRDVTRLEQVAAPLDALALPADLTRPGADRLLTDLVLDHAGRLDLLVASAGVGWAGDFTGMPRARVDEIVGVDLLATLHLVGALLPHMVAAGSGRIVLIGSVAGSVAVRGEAVYSAAKAGLAAFADALRYELRGTGVGVSHVIPGAVDTPFFARRGVPYTRAWPRPVPPERVADAVWTAVRHGQDEVYVPGWLRFPARVRGVAPGLYRRLAARFG encoded by the coding sequence ATGTCCCACCTCCCGCCCCCCGCAGGACCGTCGAACCGCGGCGGGCCGGTCGCGACCTCCGCCCCGGCGGGCTCCGTCCTCCCCTCCGCCGGGAGCCCGGCGGGCCGTGGCGGCACGGCACTGGTGACGGGCGCCTCCTCGGGCATCGGCGCCGCCGTCGCCCGCCGGCTGGCCGCCGAGGAAGGCTGGCGGCTGGTGCTGAACGGACGTGACGTCACACGCCTGGAGCAGGTGGCCGCCCCGCTCGACGCCCTGGCTCTGCCAGCCGACCTGACCCGGCCGGGTGCCGACCGTCTGCTCACCGATCTGGTCCTGGACCACGCGGGCCGGCTCGACCTGCTGGTGGCGAGCGCCGGTGTGGGCTGGGCCGGTGACTTCACCGGCATGCCCCGCGCCCGCGTCGACGAGATCGTCGGCGTCGACCTGCTGGCCACCCTGCACCTCGTAGGGGCGCTGCTGCCCCACATGGTCGCGGCCGGGTCGGGCCGCATCGTGCTCATCGGATCCGTCGCGGGCAGCGTCGCCGTGCGCGGCGAGGCCGTGTACTCCGCCGCGAAGGCCGGCCTGGCCGCCTTCGCCGACGCCCTGCGCTACGAACTGCGCGGCACCGGGGTAGGCGTCAGCCATGTGATCCCCGGCGCCGTCGACACCCCTTTCTTCGCCCGCCGGGGCGTCCCCTACACCCGGGCATGGCCGCGGCCGGTGCCGCCGGAGCGGGTGGCGGACGCCGTCTGGACCGCCGTCCGGCACGGCCAGGACGAGGTGTACGTCCCGGGCTGGCTGAGGTTTCCCGCCCGCGTGCGCGGTGTCGCGCCCGGGCTGTACCGGCGGCTCGCCGCCCGCTTCGGATGA
- a CDS encoding MFS transporter: protein MPQKTLAEGSRAGAAAIEHGGAASPKRWWILAVIALAQLMVVLDATIVNIALPSAQTDLGFSDGNRQWIVTAYALAFASLLLLGGRIADLFGRKPAFLVGVVGFAAASALGGAANGFTMLVVARALQGAFGALLAPAALSLLNTTFTDARERARAFSVYGAIAGAGGAVGLLLGGVLTDALDWRWTLYVNVAIAVVAFAGGWILLGNHRDAANAKLDVPGTVLVAAGLFTLVYGFSNAETHDWGSPLTWGFLIAGGVLLTAFAWWQTRAAHPLLPLRILLDRNRAASYLAVLITGAGMFGVFLFLTYYLQLNLGFSPTKTGVAFLPMVGALMVTAQVGTTVLLPRLGPKAVIPLGFAIAGAGMAWLTGIGLGSHYLSAVLPQLIVIGVGLGMVMPPAMQLATGGVAAEDAGVASATVNAMQQVGGSIGTALLNTLAASAATAYLSSRDATSKPVRAQATIESYTTAFWWSAGFFAAGALIALVLYRRGVPQQDTEAAPVVHM, encoded by the coding sequence ATGCCCCAGAAGACCCTGGCCGAGGGCTCCCGAGCAGGAGCCGCCGCGATCGAACACGGTGGGGCGGCCTCGCCCAAGCGGTGGTGGATCCTCGCGGTCATCGCCCTCGCCCAGCTGATGGTCGTCCTCGACGCGACGATCGTGAACATCGCCCTGCCGTCCGCCCAGACCGACCTCGGCTTCTCCGACGGCAACCGGCAGTGGATCGTGACGGCGTACGCCCTCGCCTTCGCCTCCCTGCTGCTGCTCGGCGGGCGCATAGCCGACCTCTTCGGGCGCAAGCCCGCCTTCCTCGTCGGCGTCGTCGGCTTCGCCGCGGCCTCCGCGCTGGGCGGCGCCGCGAACGGCTTCACCATGCTGGTCGTCGCACGTGCCCTGCAGGGCGCCTTCGGCGCGCTCCTCGCGCCCGCCGCGCTGTCGCTGCTCAACACCACGTTCACAGACGCCCGGGAACGGGCGCGCGCCTTCAGCGTGTACGGCGCGATCGCCGGTGCCGGCGGTGCCGTGGGCCTGCTGCTCGGCGGTGTGCTGACCGACGCGCTCGACTGGCGCTGGACCCTGTATGTGAACGTGGCCATCGCGGTCGTCGCCTTCGCGGGCGGCTGGATCCTGCTCGGCAACCACCGTGACGCGGCGAACGCCAAGCTGGACGTGCCGGGCACGGTGCTCGTCGCGGCCGGTCTGTTCACCCTGGTCTACGGCTTCTCCAACGCCGAGACCCACGACTGGGGTTCGCCGCTGACCTGGGGCTTCCTGATCGCGGGCGGAGTGCTCCTGACGGCCTTCGCCTGGTGGCAGACCCGTGCCGCGCACCCGCTGCTGCCGCTGCGCATCCTGCTCGACCGCAACCGCGCGGCCTCCTACCTCGCGGTACTGATCACCGGCGCGGGCATGTTCGGCGTGTTCCTCTTCCTGACCTACTACCTCCAGCTCAACCTCGGCTTCAGCCCGACGAAGACGGGTGTGGCGTTCCTGCCGATGGTCGGCGCGCTGATGGTGACCGCACAGGTGGGCACCACGGTGCTGCTTCCCCGGCTCGGCCCGAAGGCGGTCATCCCGCTGGGCTTCGCGATCGCCGGTGCCGGTATGGCCTGGCTGACCGGCATCGGCCTCGGCTCGCACTACCTGAGCGCGGTCCTGCCCCAGCTGATCGTGATCGGCGTGGGCCTCGGCATGGTGATGCCGCCGGCCATGCAGCTGGCCACCGGCGGGGTCGCGGCCGAGGACGCGGGCGTGGCGTCCGCCACCGTCAACGCCATGCAGCAGGTGGGCGGTTCGATCGGCACGGCGCTGCTGAACACCCTCGCGGCGAGCGCCGCCACCGCCTATCTGTCCAGCCGCGACGCCACCAGCAAGCCGGTGCGGGCGCAGGCGACGATCGAGAGCTACACGACCGCGTTCTGGTGGTCCGCGGGCTTCTTCGCCGCCGGCGCGCTGATCGCCCTCGTGCTCTACCGGCGCGGGGTGCCGCAGCAGGACACGGAGGCCGCTCCGGTCGTCCACATGTGA